The Anticarsia gemmatalis isolate Benzon Research Colony breed Stoneville strain chromosome 29, ilAntGemm2 primary, whole genome shotgun sequence genome window below encodes:
- the LOC142985156 gene encoding uncharacterized protein LOC142985156 codes for MTSRLHLLLAATCALALIQLASGEECSHVQWGAKQGTVHNLAPAVLTPGVAHWKVDVPSPCVTKINGLVASGCDYDKAPKLQFNDALSIDVQRTGDLLKSGSVKVTVYCD; via the exons ATGACATCTAGACTGCATCTGTTGCTCGCCGCGACCTGCGCCCTCGCTCTCATACAACTAGCGAGCGGAGAGGAATGCTCTCATGTACAATGgg GTGCGAAGCAAGGAACAGTACACAACCTTGCCCCAGCAGTTCTCACGCCAGGAGTTGCCCATTGGAAAGTAGAC gtCCCAAGTCCGTGTGTGACCAAAATTAACGGTCTGGTGGCATCTGGCTGTGATTATGACAAGGCTCCCAAACTGCAGTTTAATGATGCATTGTCAATTGACGTCCAACGTACGGGAGACTTACTTAAATCTGGGTCTGTCAAAGTTACTGTCTATTGTGATTAG
- the LOC142985266 gene encoding uncharacterized protein LOC142985266, translated as MTDDLKLFIVTASVLALFGHTVELEEPTKCTEKEYIVNNDVTSNAFHHMRNYYIKEDQKFQELDSIIFSESPPECENRRIAKFTLKVCDHDSTPIITLSDFPYVVRTGNLKKQAVIIRETWCGNVRGTFPKLEWRSNDGTPRRKRKNPRVELSFK; from the exons ATGACAGATGACTTGAAACTTTTTATTGTAACAGCTAGCGTATTAGCTTTGTTTGGTCACACAGTTGAATTAGAGGAACCTACTAAATGTACAGAAAAAGAG TACATAGTAAATAATGATGTAACATCAAATGCTTTCCACCATATGAggaattattatataaaagagGATCAGAAATTTCAAGAACTAGATTCTATTATTTTTAGCGAG TCACCACCAGAATGTGAAAACCGAAGAATTGCAAAATTTACGTTGAAAGTCTGTGACCACGACAGTACGCCTATAATAACGCTATCAGACTTCCCCTATGTGGTACGAACAGGGAACTTAAAGAAACAAGCAGTAATTATCCGAGAAACCTGGTGTGGTAATGTAAGAGGCACTTTCCCGAAACTTGAATGGAGGAGTAATGATGGAACTCCTAGGCGTAAGAGGAAAAATCCTCGCGTtgaattatcttttaaataa
- the LOC142985178 gene encoding uncharacterized protein LOC142985178, with the protein MIEKNRFFELICFVTILELILCNDDVPVMCSKVKRDIDPDGEKGVPYELKVIYMKAKEYTMNIEYDFYDIPSQCRGRRITSTQVIACDYDVYPTVNMLKWQRPTVTRMGKREKPVAIRRTMWCGSKIDLGKLLPTTTEPKPSRTVYYPPLMVF; encoded by the exons ATGATAGAAAAGAATCGGTTTTTTGAGTTAATTTGTTTCGTAACTATATTGGAACTAATTTTGTGCAATGACGATGTACCTGTTATGTGTTCTAAAGTTAAAAgag aCATAGACCCAGACGGCGAAAAAGGCGTGCCTTATGAACTGAAAGTGATCTATATGAAGGCTAAGGAGTACACGATGAATATAGAATATGATTTCTATGAT ATACCTAGTCAATGCAGAGGTAGAAGAATAACGAGTACGCAAGTAATAGCGTGTGATTATGATGTATATCCTACAGTTAATATGTTGAAGTGGCAGCGACCGACCG TGACACGAATGGGTAAGCGAGAGAAGCCAGTAGCTATCAGACGTACTATGTGGTGTGGCTCTAAGATTGACTTAGGAAAGCTATTACCTACCACGACAGAGCCaaaaccttcaagaactgtataTTACCCGCCTTTAATggtgttttga
- the LOC142985336 gene encoding uncharacterized protein LOC142985336 produces the protein MTPWQNWGPQNNYSRPGKRRFDEINYTIDALRQELALNEFVIHSELETRFYSDYERSMIAAEMYKDRLLALTESARSQIVQLQTGMPCGNYQSEYDRYGPKRTKFNHGATYYNNYNRNQYPSPQSSRSGYSYNSQYKSPPSSYNRFNRKRKAQPYRTPPNAKRYTPMKPNTVYSKTNTEQNNAKKTNSTVKTFTATSAIVSKRTTTNTKMTDTKSNDTKTVSNTTGTSKDSIKTTVTSIAKTVPVSSQIGQPIPIVVTTNSTMIPTVTLPTTVPIKIEQNISQNISSLFSNNLSPIKLRFSDKDKIVIKTEGIKAEIRDDSMTDDLENHI, from the exons ATGACTCCTTGGCAAAATTGGGGGCCTCAAAACAACTACAGTCGTCCCGGGAAGCGTCGTTTCGATGAAATTAACTACACGATCGATGCTTTAAGGCAGGAGTTAGCTTTAAACGAATTTGTTATTCACAGTGAATTAGAAACGAGGTTTTATTCTGATTACGAGAGATCTATGATAGCTGCAGAAATGTATAAGGATAGGCTGTTGGCTTTGACGGAGTCTGCGCGGTCGCAAATCGTGCAATTGCAGACAGGAATGCCTTGTGGGAACTATCAAAGCGAGTACGATAGATATGGACCTAAAAGAACGAAATTCAACCATGGAG CCACATACTACAACAACTACAATCGGAACCAATACCCGTCTCCACAGAGTTCCCGTTCAGGTTATTCGTACAATTCTCAATACAAATCCCCACCGTCATCGTACAACCGTTTCAATCGTAAGCGTAAAGCACAACCATACAGAACACCACCAAACGCTAAAAGGTACACTCCAATGAAACCGAATACAGtatattctaaaacaaatacTGAACAAAATAATGCTAAAAAGACTAATTCGACGGTCAAGACTTTTACGGCAACTAGTGCAATTGTAAGTAAACGTACTACAACTAATACTAAAATGACTGATACAAAATCAAATGATACTAAAACTGTCTCAAATACGACTGGTACGTCCAAAGATAGTATTAAGACTACAGTTACTTCAATAGCAAAAACTGTGCCAGTTTCTAGTCAAATCGGTCAACCAATACCCATAGTAGTGACAACAAACTCTACTATGATACCAACGGTGACGTTACCTACAACGGTACCGATTAAAATTGAGCAAAATATATCTCAAAATATTTCATCGTTGTTTTCTAATAATTTGTCACCGATTAAGTTAAGGTTTTCTGATAaagataaaatagtaattaagaCTGAAGGAATTAAAGCAGAAATACGAGATGATAGTATGACAGATGATTTGGAAAaccatatttaa
- the LOC142985060 gene encoding uncharacterized protein LOC142985060 has product MRTLHWLLVLAFIIFNFSFVEAQEKEAKECAYKTFGFPVKNVPHGNPLDLPNIFMSDSQSSIEVDVSSIMDPCKKMVTKVDLVVCDYDSKPIIKEPTTQHPLMVERTGKLQGTIKIKRRIWCQSSHWWIP; this is encoded by the exons ATGAGGACATTGCACTGGCTATTGGTATtagcatttattatattcaattttagttTCGTTGAAGCACAGGAGAAAGAAGCGAAAGAATGCGCCTACAAAACGTTTG GCTTCCCAGTTAAAAACGTACCTCACGGAAATCCTCTCGATTTACCTAACATCTTCATGTCAGACAGTCAAAGTAGTATTGAAGTAGATGTTTCAAGT ATCATGGATCCGTGCAAAAAAATGGTAACTAAGGTCGACCTGGTAGTTTGCGATTATGACAGCAAGCCTATAATAAAAGAACCGACCACTCAGCATCCTTTGATGGTCGAGCGCACGGGTAAATTACAAGGCACAATCAAAATTAAACGAAGAATTTGGTGCCAATCATCACATTGGTGGATACCATAA